The Solibacillus sp. FSL R7-0682 genome includes a window with the following:
- a CDS encoding DUF2975 domain-containing protein, producing MKRETFFLKVVVFIIGLPIAAILTWLTYDLITVPKTKEFTIFIPMVLVLYLAAIPYFNALFQTNKLLTYIDQNNAFSTLSVHALKKIKLCAIIISVLFIIDLPFLFRIAELDDAPGIVLFSLIIVFASMVIAVFAAVLQKLLTSALEIKSENDLTI from the coding sequence ATGAAACGCGAAACATTCTTTTTAAAAGTTGTAGTTTTTATTATCGGCTTACCAATTGCGGCAATTTTAACATGGCTAACGTACGATTTAATTACTGTTCCTAAGACGAAGGAATTTACAATATTCATTCCGATGGTGTTAGTACTCTATTTAGCTGCGATTCCTTATTTTAATGCTCTTTTTCAAACAAATAAATTATTAACGTACATCGATCAAAACAACGCATTTTCAACTTTATCAGTTCACGCTCTGAAAAAAATAAAACTTTGTGCCATTATCATTAGTGTATTATTTATTATAGATTTGCCTTTTTTGTTTAGGATTGCAGAGTTAGATGATGCACCTGGGATTGTACTATTTTCGTTGATTATCGTTTTTGCTTCGATGGTCATTGCTGTTTTTGCAGCAGTCCTTCAAAAGCTTCTAACAAGTGCACTAGAAATCAAATCTGAAAATGATTTAACGATTTGA
- a CDS encoding SNF2 helicase associated domain-containing protein has protein sequence MDITLSLKKIKDLCGTISFKKGQTFYNTGKVQFNECAQTYWDATVKSTEKFQVRIETKPNVGLQVNCTCPALEGFNKNCQHIAAVLLAIYDHQKQQQISNEARQQEQFMPELSNRFFSIFDNTHIRSTGHQRHFEERTLLTPHFCLMPLQFNEEANLFGLRLTIEGVPVRSIRTFLNAFKYGHHYLLSDDLLYDAKQYCFMTEPDVLLQQLANVVKDEAFYIDTHLQRKKIEIEEDMLIIPPSAWLSVSPLFKKSEEVSLLYNNEKTYPVVIMDEAPSLHFYVKEQGQNYELKVRGFERAILLNDYQVVLIEGKIYELSKESLAQLVELKSMLEKSKKAEIEISHKQIDYFMEHVVPKLKKIGHLELSKTLRQQRMKTPLKAFLYLDRVKNRLLAGLEFHYDQFVIQPLEEQDLSKELLIVRDIEKEATILSIMDECGFTKTDGGYYMQNEELEYAFLYHELPKLKEFVQIYATSSVRLRIVKENTFPKIRVKVQKERTNWLEFKFEMDGVSEKQIKEILAALKVKQKYYRLPDGALMSLETREMEEIQRFLREIPAQDDHFESSFNLPVLDSMKFLGKFEDSDVYMLEDSFKKMTTQLLQPEVNNFAVPETLQAILRDYQKQGFNWLKQLASYGFGGVLADDMGLGKTIQSIAFIVSELSIIRQRKQPVLIVCPSSLAYNWLYEFMQFAPEVEALVIDGNVVERRALLRKIEEQDVIITTYPLLRKDLPYYESQMFHTVFFDEAQAFKNPLTQTARAVKKIQAENRFGLTGTPIENSLSELWAIYRVIFPQLFRELEEFSHMQRKDIARRVRPFLLRRMKENVLLELPGKEEMLESSELFPEQKALYAAYLAKLRFDALKHLDKETFQKNRIRILAGITRLRQICCHPALFVEGYEGRSAKFEQLLHILEESKASGRRVLIFSQFTQMLKLIATELSKRGQSYYYLDGQTSSEERVALCNRFNEGERDLFLISLKAGGTGLNLTGADTVILYDLWWNPAVEEQAADRAYRIGQKNVVQVIKLVAKGTIEEKMNQLQESKKTLVADILQADEKMSPTLTEQDIRDILMI, from the coding sequence ATGGATATTACACTATCATTAAAGAAAATTAAAGATCTCTGTGGCACCATTTCCTTTAAAAAGGGACAAACATTTTATAACACAGGTAAAGTACAATTCAATGAATGTGCACAAACTTACTGGGATGCAACGGTTAAAAGTACGGAGAAATTTCAAGTGAGAATTGAAACGAAGCCCAATGTAGGTTTACAAGTAAATTGTACTTGCCCTGCATTAGAAGGCTTTAATAAAAACTGTCAGCATATTGCGGCTGTATTACTAGCGATTTATGATCATCAAAAACAGCAACAAATATCGAATGAAGCTCGACAGCAGGAACAATTTATGCCTGAATTATCCAACCGTTTTTTCTCTATTTTTGATAATACTCACATACGATCGACTGGGCATCAGAGGCACTTTGAAGAACGAACTTTATTGACACCTCATTTTTGTTTAATGCCATTACAGTTCAATGAAGAAGCGAATTTATTTGGTTTAAGATTAACAATTGAAGGTGTGCCTGTTCGTTCCATTCGAACATTTTTAAATGCGTTTAAGTATGGGCATCATTATTTGCTGTCGGATGATCTTTTATATGATGCAAAACAATATTGTTTCATGACAGAGCCGGACGTTTTATTGCAGCAATTAGCAAATGTTGTGAAAGATGAAGCTTTTTATATAGATACACATTTACAAAGAAAAAAAATTGAAATAGAAGAAGATATGCTAATCATCCCACCTTCTGCTTGGTTAAGTGTAAGTCCTTTATTCAAAAAAAGTGAGGAAGTTTCATTATTGTACAATAATGAAAAAACGTATCCTGTAGTAATTATGGATGAAGCACCATCACTCCACTTTTATGTGAAGGAACAAGGGCAGAATTATGAATTGAAGGTACGTGGGTTTGAACGAGCAATATTACTTAATGATTATCAAGTTGTGTTAATTGAGGGCAAAATTTATGAATTGTCTAAGGAAAGTTTAGCTCAATTAGTAGAATTAAAAAGTATGCTCGAAAAAAGTAAAAAAGCTGAAATCGAAATTTCACATAAACAAATCGATTATTTTATGGAACATGTCGTGCCAAAGCTTAAAAAAATTGGTCATTTAGAATTATCTAAAACGTTAAGGCAACAACGTATGAAAACACCATTAAAAGCATTCCTTTATTTAGACCGTGTAAAAAATCGTTTACTTGCCGGTCTTGAATTTCACTATGATCAATTTGTCATTCAACCGCTTGAAGAACAGGATTTATCAAAGGAATTATTAATTGTTCGTGATATTGAAAAGGAAGCAACTATTCTTTCAATCATGGATGAATGTGGCTTTACGAAAACGGACGGCGGCTATTATATGCAAAATGAGGAGTTGGAATATGCATTTTTATATCATGAGTTGCCAAAGCTGAAGGAATTTGTGCAAATATATGCTACATCTTCTGTGAGACTTCGGATTGTAAAGGAAAATACATTTCCAAAAATTCGTGTCAAAGTCCAAAAGGAGCGAACAAATTGGCTGGAATTTAAATTTGAGATGGATGGCGTTTCAGAAAAACAAATTAAAGAAATTCTTGCAGCATTGAAAGTAAAGCAAAAATATTACCGCTTACCTGATGGGGCCTTAATGTCTCTTGAAACAAGGGAAATGGAAGAAATACAACGGTTTCTAAGAGAAATTCCTGCACAAGACGATCATTTTGAATCATCATTTAATTTACCTGTCCTTGACAGTATGAAATTTTTAGGAAAATTTGAGGACAGCGATGTCTATATGCTAGAAGATTCCTTTAAAAAAATGACAACACAGCTTTTACAACCAGAAGTGAATAATTTTGCGGTACCAGAAACATTACAAGCCATTTTACGAGATTATCAAAAGCAAGGATTTAATTGGCTAAAGCAGCTTGCAAGCTATGGATTTGGAGGCGTATTAGCGGATGATATGGGTCTTGGGAAAACGATTCAAAGTATTGCCTTTATTGTTTCAGAACTTTCAATCATTCGCCAACGAAAGCAGCCAGTATTAATCGTTTGTCCCTCGTCTTTAGCGTATAATTGGTTGTATGAATTTATGCAATTTGCACCAGAAGTTGAGGCACTTGTCATTGACGGAAATGTTGTAGAAAGACGAGCTTTACTAAGAAAAATTGAAGAGCAGGATGTTATTATTACGACATATCCTTTGCTGCGAAAAGATTTGCCCTATTACGAGTCTCAAATGTTCCATACTGTATTTTTTGATGAAGCACAAGCCTTTAAAAACCCGCTCACTCAAACGGCACGTGCAGTGAAGAAAATTCAAGCCGAAAATCGCTTTGGCTTAACAGGCACACCTATTGAAAATTCATTATCTGAGCTGTGGGCGATATACCGTGTCATTTTCCCGCAACTTTTCCGAGAACTTGAGGAATTTAGTCATATGCAAAGGAAAGATATTGCACGTAGAGTACGGCCTTTTTTATTACGCCGCATGAAAGAAAACGTGTTATTGGAGCTACCTGGAAAGGAAGAAATGCTCGAATCGTCGGAGCTCTTTCCGGAACAAAAGGCGCTTTATGCTGCTTATTTAGCAAAGCTACGTTTTGATGCACTAAAGCATTTAGATAAAGAAACTTTTCAAAAAAATCGAATTCGAATTTTGGCAGGGATAACACGTTTACGACAAATTTGTTGTCATCCAGCACTATTTGTAGAAGGATATGAAGGTAGATCAGCGAAATTTGAGCAACTATTGCATATTTTAGAGGAATCAAAAGCATCAGGTCGACGAGTATTAATTTTTTCTCAATTTACACAAATGTTAAAGCTGATTGCTACTGAGTTATCAAAGCGAGGTCAAAGCTATTATTATTTAGATGGACAAACATCTTCTGAAGAACGAGTTGCGCTATGCAATCGGTTTAATGAAGGAGAAAGAGATTTATTTTTAATTTCACTAAAGGCTGGAGGTACTGGCTTAAATTTAACTGGTGCAGATACCGTAATTTTATATGATTTATGGTGGAACCCAGCAGTAGAAGAGCAAGCGGCTGACCGGGCATACCGTATCGGACAAAAAAATGTCGTACAAGTCATTAAGCTCGTTGCAAAAGGAACGATTGAGGAGAAAATGAATCAGCTACAAGAAAGCAAAAAAACATTAGTAGCCGATATATTGCAGGCAGATGAAAAAATGTCACCAACCTTGACTGAACAAGATATACGAGACATTTTAATGATTTAA
- a CDS encoding universal stress protein: MANHYQNIVVAVDGSQEAELAFLKSIDVAKRNVGSTLHILHVIDTSVATSFDMLYENMVELVRKHGEVLLERYQTLAIDAGISNVNPIITKGVPKQVLTKQLGDIVKADLIICGATGLNAVEQIFIGSNTEAIVRHAECDVLIVRTPQ; the protein is encoded by the coding sequence ATGGCTAATCATTATCAAAATATCGTCGTCGCAGTAGATGGTTCACAAGAAGCAGAGCTCGCCTTTTTAAAGTCAATTGATGTTGCAAAACGAAATGTAGGATCGACTTTACATATTTTGCATGTGATCGATACAAGTGTTGCCACTTCATTTGACATGCTGTATGAAAATATGGTTGAACTTGTACGTAAGCATGGTGAAGTGTTGTTAGAACGATACCAAACTTTAGCAATTGATGCTGGCATTTCTAATGTGAACCCTATTATTACAAAGGGTGTTCCAAAGCAGGTTTTAACAAAACAGCTTGGTGACATTGTAAAGGCTGACTTAATTATTTGTGGCGCAACAGGCTTAAATGCTGTTGAGCAAATTTTTATCGGTTCAAATACCGAAGCAATCGTGCGTCATGCAGAATGTGATGTATTAATTGTTCGAACTCCACAATAA
- the tatC gene encoding twin-arginine translocase subunit TatC, whose amino-acid sequence MEEYTLVEHLTELRKRLIITILVFVITLAIGFYYSPTILNELKSHDVAQGVEWNLFNYTDGIMIYLQCALIISIALTLPVAMYQAWQFMKPGLNEKERRGTFIFIPSAFLLFVLGVAFAYFVLFPFMMQFMKTINESIGATETYGMNQYFTFMFGIIIPVAVIFELPVITGFLTKIGIISSVLLKKSRKIAYILLVIIGVSITPPDFLSDFLIIAPMILLFEFSIIIASFIEKKEMNKQITISQHGS is encoded by the coding sequence GTGGAAGAATATACGCTCGTAGAGCATTTAACCGAATTAAGAAAACGGCTAATTATTACTATACTTGTATTTGTAATTACACTAGCAATTGGTTTTTATTATTCCCCAACTATTTTGAATGAATTAAAATCACATGATGTGGCGCAGGGGGTCGAGTGGAATTTATTTAATTATACAGATGGCATCATGATTTACTTACAGTGTGCCTTAATTATTTCCATTGCACTTACGCTACCAGTTGCTATGTATCAAGCTTGGCAATTTATGAAACCGGGACTGAATGAAAAAGAACGAAGAGGAACTTTTATTTTTATTCCTTCGGCGTTCTTACTGTTTGTATTAGGTGTAGCATTTGCTTACTTTGTGTTATTTCCATTCATGATGCAGTTTATGAAAACTATAAATGAGTCAATTGGTGCAACAGAAACATATGGAATGAACCAATACTTTACATTCATGTTTGGAATTATTATTCCTGTAGCTGTTATTTTTGAATTACCCGTAATTACTGGATTTTTAACAAAGATCGGCATTATTAGTTCTGTATTATTAAAAAAGTCGAGAAAGATTGCATATATTTTATTAGTAATTATCGGTGTTTCGATTACGCCACCGGATTTCCTGTCCGATTTTTTAATTATTGCACCAATGATACTATTGTTTGAATTTAGTATTATAATTGCTAGTTTTATCGAGAAGAAGGAAATGAACAAACAAATTACTATTTCACAACATGGCAGCTAA
- a CDS encoding gluconate 2-dehydrogenase subunit 3 family protein, whose translation MSEKKESTLEKKSSRRDFLKNSGVAVGGLVLGGSLGSLFTKRSEAPAPAVTTSTHSEHVDFTEALQFFRRKSDFNAIAAAMETIYPEDSNGPGAITLGAPYFLDKQLAGPWGTNADDYRKAPFQPGETPLNNGEIFIEGARKLNAIAKSDYAADSFSSLEEEQKISVLQKFEAGEVEMNLVASPVFFNLLRAATLQGCFCDPLYGGNKNMAGWKMKEFPGAQMSYLAYAEKEEFIKIDPVSVGGHSH comes from the coding sequence ATGAGCGAGAAAAAAGAATCAACGCTTGAGAAAAAATCGTCAAGACGAGACTTTTTGAAAAATTCTGGGGTTGCAGTTGGAGGCTTAGTATTAGGGGGCTCTTTAGGTTCGTTATTTACGAAGCGAAGTGAAGCACCAGCACCGGCTGTTACAACAAGTACACATAGTGAGCATGTCGATTTTACTGAAGCGCTTCAATTTTTCCGTAGAAAGTCGGATTTTAATGCAATAGCTGCAGCTATGGAAACAATTTATCCAGAAGACTCAAACGGACCGGGGGCAATTACACTTGGCGCACCATATTTTTTAGATAAGCAACTTGCGGGGCCTTGGGGAACAAATGCAGATGACTATCGTAAAGCACCGTTTCAGCCTGGAGAAACGCCGTTAAATAATGGTGAAATTTTTATTGAAGGTGCTCGTAAATTAAATGCGATTGCTAAAAGTGACTATGCTGCCGATAGCTTCAGCAGTTTAGAAGAAGAACAAAAAATTTCAGTATTACAGAAATTTGAAGCCGGCGAGGTTGAAATGAATTTAGTTGCATCACCAGTCTTTTTTAATTTATTACGCGCGGCAACATTACAAGGATGTTTCTGTGATCCACTTTATGGTGGAAATAAAAATATGGCTGGCTGGAAAATGAAAGAATTTCCAGGTGCACAAATGTCGTATCTTGCATACGCCGAAAAAGAGGAATTTATTAAAATTGACCCGGTTTCAGTTGGCGGGCATTCACATTAA